From the genome of Sinanaerobacter sp. ZZT-01:
TACCATGATATGGTCTGCGCCATGCCAAGCTGCCATTCTCATTCTTCTGATATCATCTTCAAATCTGCCTGAAGCGATTTCAGTCGTAATAACAGGGGCTGGCTGTGGATCGACATTGTTGAAATATTTTGCAGGAGGTAGAGGTACACCTTGTTTCAACGGTTCAGTGGCATCCTTATATGTGAAAGGTCCCATTTCTAAGTCTGCTACAGGTTTTCTCCAAACCCATCCTTTTCTTCTTGGTGCATATTTATCGAGGTCCTGTAAGATCAGCTCGACATCAATTTTCTTGTCTTTTTCTAATTTATCGTAAGCCATCTTATTTCCCTCCTTTAAACAATGCAACTGCTTCATCCCAACCATTGCCCTCTGCTAACATTGCCGCTGCTTCAGGAATTGAAATGTTCTTAGCCTTTGAGAATTTATAAACTACGTGACCTGCACCTTTTCCCATCAATCCTCTGTCCATACACCCTTCAACAATTGGTTTTGATTGAAGTGAGGAAACACCCATTCGCAGAAGAACTGCTCTTTCTACAGAAGGAGTTGTGTTTTTCTTTCCCAAATCCAGAAGCGGATCAACAACTTGTGCTGTCAACTCCCAGAACTTGTTGTATAATTCTTCGTCTGAAAGTTTCGCAATATGCTTTCTGCGTTCTGCAAAATCATCTTTTCTTTCCATCCTGATT
Proteins encoded in this window:
- a CDS encoding ornithine aminomutase subunit alpha, producing MERKDDFAERRKHIAKLSDEELYNKFWELTAQVVDPLLDLGKKNTTPSVERAVLLRMGVSSLQSKPIVEGCMDRGLMGKGAGHVVYKFSKAKNISIPEAAAMLAEGNGWDEAVALFKGGK